The genomic segment AAACACATAGGACCTCCCGGGTGCTGACTCCTGTCAAAGAAGCAGCCATTTTTGCCAGATCATCAGCCTCGCCATTCTCCTCCCGGGGTATttgttcaatactccaatcAGCAAAACCTTCTGCTTGGGCTTTGATGAGCTGTAAATATTTGAGCATTCTGTCATCCTTGGCTTCATAAACACCTTTTATTTGTTGAGTGATGAGCTGTGAATCAGAATACAGGATAATCCGGGAAGCTCCAACTTCCCAGGCAGCTCGGATACCTGCAAGAACAGCCTCATACTCGGCCTCATTATTGGTTACCCGGGAGTCAATCCTTAGTGCTAATTTAATCCTTTCTCCCGGGGGAGATATTATTACAACCCCTACTCCACATCCAGCAAGGCTAGATGCCCCATCCACAAATACTCTCCATACTTCTTCTTCCTCGGGTTGAACCATTTCTGACAAGAAATCTGATAAGGCTTGCGCGTTAATGGCAACCCGAGGCTTGTACTCAATGTCATATTCTCCCAACTCTACTGTCCACTTGATCATCCGCCCGGATACTTCTGAATGAGTCGTGATCCTGCCAAGAGGGCTATTGGTAAGAACAATGATTTGATGTGACAGGAAGTGAGGTCGTAGCTTCCGGGCGGTCATGATCAAGGCCAAAGCAACCTTCTCTATTTCACTGTAACGGAGCTCAGGGCCTTTTAAAGCATGACTGACATAGTAGAAAGGCTTTTGATCAGAGCCTTCTTCTTTTATTACAACCGAGCTGACTGCATGCTTTGTAGTAGAAAGATAAACAAATAGTTTTTCCCCGGGCTTTGGCTTTACCAACACAGGGAGCTCAGCAAGGTGAATCTTCAAGTCCTGGAAGGCCTGTTCACATTTTTCATCCCACCCGAACTGTTGGGCCTTCCTTAGAACTTGGAAGAAAGGATAACTTCTGTGTGCTGACCGGGATATAAATCGAGACAGggaagcaatcctcccggtcagCTTCTGTACTTCTTTGACAGATCGGGGAGATGGCATACTCAGCACGGATTTACCTTTTTCCTGATTCACCTCGATCCCTCGGTCTGTCACTATGAATCCCAAGAATTTGCCACTCTTTACGCCAAAAATACATTTGACAGGGTTGAGCTTGATCCTGTAACGCATGAGAGTGGCAAAATTTTCTTCTCGATCAACAATAAAGTCCACAACCTCCTTGGACTTGCCCAAAATATCATCCATATAAACTTCCACATTTCGACCCAGATGTTTCTCAAAGACTTTGTTCATGAGACGTTGGTAAGtagcccctgcattcttcaacccgaaaggcattacaatataacaaaatgtacctctcgaggtgatgaagctggctttatcttgatcaCTCTTGGCCAAgggaatttgatgatatcccTGGTATGCGTCCTTGAAACTCAGTAGTTCAAAACCTAAGGTAGAATCTACCAGCTGATCAATCCTGGGTAGAGGATAATGATCATTGGGACAAGTTTTATTGAGATCGCGAAAATCTACACACATCCTCCATTTTCCGGTAGATTTAGACACCAACACCACATTCGATAGCCATGTGGGGAATTGAATTTCCCGAATGTGGCCGGCCTTCAGAAGCTCTTTTACTTGCTCACTAATAATTTTGTCCTTTTCAGGACCAAAGTGCCTCTTCTTTTGCTTCATCGGGTGATATCGCGGGAGAATATTTAGTTGGTGCTCCGATATCAAGGGAGAAATCCCTGTCAACTCCTGTTGAGACCAGGCAAACACATGAATATTAGCTTTTAAACAATTAATCAAACTGACTCGGGTGGATGTACTGAGGTCACGAGCCACCCAGATTTGCTGGCCTGGTCTGATTTCTATTATCTCCTGCTCCTCCTCTGCTACAAAATGCACTTCCCCCTTCTCCACCACTCTTCCTTCCACTTCATTCACCCTTTCTTTCTTCCCTTCCCTCTTGGTTTTACTCTGATCGGCCCGGACTACCTCCACATAACACTTCCGAGAAGCTGGCTGATCTCCCCGGACTTCTCCTACCCGGTCTCCTACAGGAAACTTTATCTTTTGGTGGTAGGTAGATGCCACAGCCTTCAGCTCATTCATGGCCGGCCTTCCCAGGATGATATTATATGAAGATGGGGAGTCCACTACAGTGAAAGAGGTCATCACTGTCTTCTTGAGATCCTAAGAGCCAAGGGTTAGTGGTAAGACAATCTCCCCTTCTGGATAGACCACATGGCCAGCAAAACCAAAGAGGGCATTTTCCACAGCTTCCAAGTGAAAACCCTGCAAATCCATTTGCACAAAGGCATCTTTAAAAATCACATTGACAGAACTGCCCGAGTCAACAAAATCCTCAAAATGTCATAATTTGCCACCCGGGCTTGGATCACCAAAGCATCATTGTGGGGCAGATTCACCCCCCTCAAATCCTCCGGACCAAAACTGATGACCGCCTCATTCCTCCTTATCCCTTCTACCTCCATACACTCCCTCCTACTCCTTGATTTTCTCGCCCGATTGGAGTCTCCATCAGTGGAGCCTCctgatatcattttaatcaaCCCCGTGGCAGGGGGCGAATTCTTTTTTGTCTCGGGCTAAGGCTCTCCTTTTCTCCTGGGTTCACTCCTCGGATTACTCCTCATACCTCCTCCTCAGGCACTGGATCCTGGTTGCCGAGATGCCCAAGGTGGCAATCTCGTTTCTTGTTGTCGTGACTGGGTCCCGGGGCAGAAGGTAAAACATAATCTCCCTTCAGCGTCTTGCAATCCTTGGTGTTATGATAGCACACTTTGTGGAGAGTGCAAAATCCTCTCTTTTCTGGTTGGGACAATTGATGGTTCGGGGCCAAATCTCTACTGCACTCTTGTACTTCCCTTTCCCGGGCAATCTTCAAAGGCACATGATGAGGGAAGTGCCCTGGATTACCCCTCTTCTGTCCCTTCTCCTCGGGCTTAGACACCCGGTCCACTCTCTCCTTCCTTACAGCCTCCCTCTTCTGTTTCTGAGCTTCTTCCATATTGATATACTTCTCTGCCCGGGACAATAATTCATCGAAATCTCCGGGCACTTTCTTGGTCAATGATTTGAAGAACTCCCCCTCCCTCAAGGCCTGTGTGAATGCGGTAGTCTTTGTTTCAGTGGCACAAGTGGGAACGTCAAGAGCCACTCTATTGAATCTTCGGATATAAGCCCTTAGACTCTCCTCCGGCTTCTGCTTGACTTCGAAAAGACTAAAAGCATTCTTCTTGTACTTTTTGCTGCTACTGAAatggtgtgagaacaccttttgGAAGTCTTTGAAAGAACCAATACTTTGAGGAGCCAAACCCTCAAACCACCTTTGGGCCGAATCCACCAATGTTGTCAGGAACACCTTACACTTGATTCTATCAGTGTAGCAGTGCAACATGGCCATGTTCTCAAATCTGGCCAAGTGTTCCTCAGGGTCTGCGTTGCCATCATAATCTTTTATTTTGGATGATTTAAAATTCCCGGGAAGAGGTTCCCGGACAATGATCTCAGCAAACGGGCATCCCCTGGTGACTGCCCGGGAAGTGCCCCGATTCTCCAACTATCATTCCAGCACCTTCATCTTCTGCCTCAATTCCAACAACTCTTCCGCCACGGTAGGAGATTTGGACCCGGTGGTGGATTCCTAATCTTCTCCTCTCAGCTCCTCCTCCCTCATCTTCTGCTCATGCTCCTGCTCATGCTCCTGTCTATCCCCGGGTGGTGTAACATGATGAGAAACTTCTTTCCTGGCCATAGCTTGCTATATGGCATCGGATACAATCTTTTGCAATTCTTCCGGGGTCAAAGTAATGAGATTTGGTCCAGTGTTATTAACACCAACTTGTCTTGAAGTCTGCCCTCCATCATCCTGGGCGCGAGAATTATCTTGGTTTGTTCTTCTTgtacgagccatatcaacgtcttgaACTCaagtttcccacagacggcgccaatgatgtgacCTCGCTGAAATGGGTGAGTTAGGCAAGAAGCTCCAACGGATCAGATCAACAATTTGTAATGTTTGGGAACTTTGAATGAGGATAATGGCTATGataacacctgcaaacaatcaaaggaaactcgtgaatgggcgccggaggagtgtccgacgtagccactccgatgctaaagtcagcaggttgaagatgaacacaagcaatatttgagagaaaatatatGTAATGCTTAGAGTTCAAATATTTCAGAATCcttaaatgacattaatacctgctatttatagtagaaaatggggtaggtacctcgattctcgtgccacctactaagtatggcaagtcggctgcccatacttgtagcttctgatgGCTTCTAGGATACTCCAAGCCCAAGTTGTTCTGACATATTAGACTGCCTGTATCAATCATACTAGAGTGTGGTTCAATTCTCGAGGTGACCGGGTAGTTGGTTACCCGCGTACTTGCATGAGGGCCCGGGAAGAAGAGAAGTGTCCGGGAGATTGAGTGGGAGACCGGGCTGCTTGGTGATCACTCGGGAAACCTCGTGGTACTACTCGGGTTCTCGATAGTACCCGGGTCATTAATGACCCGgatccttatgggggtatcaccaatacctatagatgattgaaaactgtttttgtaggtaaactccactagaggtagttttgattcccaattcACATGGAAATCGAACACACAAGCTCGCAGCAAATCTTCCAAagtctgaatcactcgctcagacttgccatctgtctgagggtggaatgccgtactgaatagcaacttcgtccccatggttgcatgtaaactcttccaaaaggacgatgtaaatctcgggtccctgtcggacacaatagaaactgagaTCCTGTGCAAtcaaactatctccctgatatagagctctgcatactgagtcatggagaaagtcgtctgcACCGGTAAAAAATGTGTCGATtcagtaagtcgatccactataacccaaatggcattggatcctctaactgacctcggcaaaccaacaacgaaatccatggtgatattctcccattttcactcggggatagggagcggcttaagaattcttgctggcctctgatgctctgctttcacttgctgacaaagtgagacattcagatacaaattgACGGATGTCCCGCTTCATAACTTGCCACCAATACAGTATTTTCCAATCCTAGTACATCTCGGTACCTtctggatggatggaatacggagatgtatgtgtCTCTAACaagatatcctctctgatcgaatcaacattaggcacccacatccttcctctatacttcacaataccatcggaaaCTATGTAGAGTAcgctgcccttggcctcatccttcagttttcatttcCGTAACTGCTCATCCGAAGGCTGACCTCCATGGATTCGGCCTAgaaaagaagactggactgtcagattagacagcttaggagctctgcccttaggataaacttccAGGCCAAACctttgaatctctgactgaagagatctttacgctgacaactgtgctacgactgcaactttcctgctcaaagcatctaccatcacattagctttccctagatggtagctaatttcacaatcgtagtcttttactaactctaaccacagtctttgtctcatgttaagttctttctgcgtgaagaaataatTGGGActattgtgatcagtgaatatctggcatttctcgccgtacaaataatgtctccatatcttcaacgcaaagacaacgtcagctaattcgagatcatgaatcgagtagttcttctcgtgcactttcaactgtctggaggcataagcgatAACCCGACCGTGATGCATCAATATTGTGCCTAACCCAAGCTTAAAaacatcggtgtatagcacaaaattgtCGTGCCCTACTGGCATGGCTAACATTGGCGatgtgataagagcttgcttcaaagtatcaaagctcttctgacatccttcactccatacaaatttagcatttttcttagttaatgaagtgagtggcactacaatcgaagaaaacccctgaataaatttcctttAGTATCCTaccaagcctaggaaactacggatctctgatgcgttcttcggctcaacccaatcTTTAACTGCTGCtactttagctggatccacttcaatgtcactgctagatattatataaCCAAAAAATGCTaatttctccaaccagaattcacacttactgaattttgcaaacaacttgcgactttgcaagacctgcaaaactacacccaaatgctgactgtactcctcatggctcttcgagtagataagaatgtcgtcaataaacactatgatgaactgatctaggtaggactgaaatactcgattcaacaggtccataaaaatcgctggagcattcgtcagtccaaatggcattactaagaactcgtactgcccatatctggttctgaaggctgtcttatgaaaatctgtatcttttaccttcagttgatgatacccagattgtatctatcttagagaacaatgTAGCTCCATGAaactgatcgaataagtcctcgatccttggtagtgggtatttgttcttgattgttaccttgttcagttctcagtaatcgatacacaacctcatgctcccatttTTCTTATTTACGAAGAGCACTGCTGCGCCCCAttgtgagaaactagggcggatgaattatTTTTCTAGGAGCTCCTAGATTTTCtatttgagctctaacatctcagctgcaATCAaatggtacggtgccttagagattggcacggtgcctggcacaaggtcaatggcgaactccacctctccctctggtggaaggcctgtggctacatcaggaaaatctctgactactggtacatcagatatctaCGGAGTGGGTACATCAGGTgcggaaataatactggccaagaaagcctgacaccccttatgaataagtctttgtgcctgcatgcaagagatcatgcgaagGAAACTCCTCCATATATTCGGCTCAAAGAGaaattgctccatgcccaacggtcttaccaacactaatcttttctgaaagtcaataagaactatgttctttgttagccagtccattcccaagataatgtcaaactctggcatcggcaacacaattagatcggcatacactaggtgggcctgcagttcaagatcaataTCTCTAACCACACTAGTAGCTAATAACTCTTCCCTTGATGGGACTGTCATTGAGtagttcacgtcgagtccaatagacttgacatTCAGATGATTAGCGAACATCTCTAAGATAAAAGAGTGTGTGGCCCCGGAATCTATCAAAGCCTTCGTGGTGACTCTTTTATCAAAGATATTTattgagagacgttagcacaacacacaaaaacttatatcccaaatactaatcttaacctcatgcaTAGTTGGAAATTTCTATcccaagtcaccaaaaatacgaaacagcacactaataatcccaaatcaaatttgaaacatacATGACAAAAATAAtacggtgctgaattaaataagttaccagtcaacatgatcatgtctgggtttgcctcctTGGACTGCATGGTaaa from the Primulina tabacum isolate GXHZ01 chromosome 16, ASM2559414v2, whole genome shotgun sequence genome contains:
- the LOC142528419 gene encoding uncharacterized protein LOC142528419 is translated as MAMLHCYTDRIKCKVFLTTLVDSAQRWFEGLAPQSIGSFKDFQKVFSHHFSSSKKYKKNAFSLFEVKQKPEESLRAYIRRFNRVALDVPTCATETKTTAFTQALREGEFFKSLTKKVPGDFDELLSRAEKYINMEEAQKQKREAVRKERVDRVSKPEEKGQKRGNPGHFPHHVPLKIAREREVQECSRDLAPNHQLSQPEKRGFCTLHKVCYHNTKDCKTLKGDYVLPSAPGPSHDNKKRDCHLGHLGNQDPVPEEEGFHLEAVENALFGFAGHVVYPEGEIVLPLTLGS